The region GCCGAATGTATGCTTTTCGTGGATGCTGATGTGCTGCCCGAGGCAACGGCGATCAGCGACACGGTCTCTCGAATGCAGCAATATCATGCCGATGCGCTGTCGGCGTTTCCTCGGCAGAAGCTCAGCGGTGCAGCCGCGACGATTATCGTACCGATTATGGATTTGCTGCTGTATGCTTTTCTCCCCCTGCAGCTCGTCTGGCGAAGCAGCAAAACCTCGCTTGCGGCCGCCAATGGACAGTGGTTCGCTTTCCGTCGATCAGCCTATCGACGTGTGGGGGGACATGAGTCCGTGCGAACCGACATCGTCGAAGATATCGCCCTCGCACGTCGCGTGAAATCCGCCGGCTTGCGCATGCTGCTTACGGCAGGAAATGGGAGCGTCTCCTGCCGCATGTATGATGGCTGGCCTGCGGTTCGTGAAGGCTTCGCCAAGAATTTCTTCGCCGCGTTTCAATTCCGTTTTACCGTTTTTCCTTTTGTCCTTCTCCTTCTCCTCCTCCTGTTTGTAATTCCTTATGTCATGCTTCTGACACCGCTGCGCGATGCCGCGCTCCCTGCAGTACTGCTGAATTTGATCATTCGCATTCCGCTGG is a window of bacterium DNA encoding:
- a CDS encoding glycosyltransferase family 2 protein, producing the protein MEFLLFGISLLLLLPAGIVLVNMLAGPFLRVRWLRASAGSDMEDVSMNKEDAAPEIAVLVPARNEEANIGHLLSALSRQNYPCFSVTVLDDQSTDGTADIVRRHAEVDPRIRLLQGAALPDGWTGKNWACHQLARQSEAECMLFVDADVLPEATAISDTVSRMQQYHADALSAFPRQKLSGAAATIIVPIMDLLLYAFLPLQLVWRSSKTSLAAANGQWFAFRRSAYRRVGGHESVRTDIVEDIALARRVKSAGLRMLLTAGNGSVSCRMYDGWPAVREGFAKNFFAAFQFRFTVFPFVLLLLLLLFVIPYVMLLTPLRDAALPAVLLNLIIRIPLVFGAGHRWLSALLHPLGILLAVGIGIDAMQRYLRGAVRWKDRDIPVGAGT